In Phaseolus vulgaris cultivar G19833 chromosome 10, P. vulgaris v2.0, whole genome shotgun sequence, a single genomic region encodes these proteins:
- the LOC137819771 gene encoding 1-phosphatidylinositol-3-phosphate 5-kinase FAB1B translates to MDALDKTFSELVSIVKTLCAWRSEPANVSRDFWMPDQSCRVCYECDSQFTLFNRKHHCRLCGRIFCNKCTTNSVPAPVWIIVEKDSCTTNKSASNKLELEKIRVCNYCYKQWEQGVVAFDNSIPVSNLDNIASASTSSLNSTKTSATANSSNITLCSMPYSVGSYQQMQQGSVLNLHKLPLKGKDADTDREGLSALGGRNDLVADLGDPLPNQCGFAINRTDDDEDEYGVYRSDSDTRHYPEVNNYYGQAEFDRIGLIDGSLKVDPDGENIDAKLPSNYSFDTDTQGLEGAPIIAKHEDEPDICDENEAPSSLYVSEDVDAEPFDFENNGLLWLPPEPEDEEDEHEPILFDDDDDDDGNVIGEWGYLRSSSSFGSGESRQRDRSNEEQKQVMKNVVDGHFRALVSQLLQVENLAVEDNDENSWLEIVTSLSWEAATLLKPDMSKGGVMDPAGYVKVKCIACGNRNESVLVKGVVCKKNVAHRRMTSKVDKPRLLILGGALEYQRVTNLFSSVDTLLQQEMDHLKMAVAKIASQQPNMLLVEKSVSRYAQEYLLAKDITLVLNVKKPLLERVARCTGTQIVPSIDHLSSQKLGHCESVHVQKFLEDLNNVGQGGKKTLKTLMFFEGCPKPFGFTILLKGADKEELKKVKHVVQYGVFAAYHLAMETSFLADEGVSLPEIPLNSLALPDQALAIQRSISTVPGFGIADNEKPQGHEPDTGPRRTKSVTIAELTSATCSSEPCVSNGASQLMPLGSSLNHSTAFYSSIVSSENSIPESHHNMLLPCTSRDRNGMDSKQPMVEETSPVDDTLVIEDDPTAEDPGTSEKLYQGMSTDTPQNGDSKISTNQLIESGSLSPKDGLNHPENIEIINEEFILEKEEFPPSPSDHQSILVSLSSRCVWKGTVCERSHLFRIKYYGSFDKPLGRFLRDHLFDQSYRCHSCEMPSEAHVYCYTHRQGTLTISVKKLPEIILPGERDGKIWMWHRCLRCPRINGFPPATQRIVMSDAAWGLSFGKFLELSFSNHAAASRVASCGHSLHRDCLRFYGFGRMVACFRYASIDVHSVYLPPHTLIFDYGNQDWIQQESDEVVNRAELLFSEVLNGLSQIGEKRSNAGQLRRQVTELEGMLQKEKLEFEETLRKILNQEKRNGPPGIDILEINRLWRQLIFQSYMWDHRLIYAANLVNSNNGSGSSSPVSEDKEKPVDENQISINSIHGGPKVNENPCLGGGSVVVDGKLSQDDALHQESEMAKKENHEKGEGPVSNSKSINDQSGLLEPELGVLRTLSDGPFPVIPSLSETLDAKWTGENHSGFGAQKDNSFVNPDIHLADSSMISVQKETYYVGDRTEDQNGSKSFYSSFKGHDNMEESSSWLGMPFLNFYRQFNKNLFASTQKFDTLVDYNPVYMSSFRKQELQGGARLLLPIGVNDTVIPVYDDELSSVIAYALMSPEYHFQLTDEGERPREGNEFTSSYFSDSGTFQSFSSVDETAFDSQKSFGSIEEMILSMSGSRSSSMLDPMLHTKAMHARVSFGEDGPLGKVKYSVTCYYAKRFEALRRVSCPSELDYIRSLSRCKKWGAQGGKSNVFFAKTLDDRFIIKQVTKTELESFIKFGPEYFKYLSESIATGSPTCLAKILGIYQVTSKHTKGGKESRMDVLVMENLLYRRTVTRLYDLKGSSRSRYNADSTGKNKVLLDQNLIEAMPTSPIFVGNKAKRSLERAVWNDTGFLASVDVMDYSLLVGMDEEKHELVIGIIDFMRQYTWDKHLETWVKASGILGGPKNTPPTVISPKQYKKRFRKAMTTYFLMLPDQWSPPSMAASNSQSDLGEDNPHFRTPAE, encoded by the exons ATGGATGCACTGGACAAGACATTTTCTGAGCTTGTCAGCATCGTCAAAACGTTGTGTGCCTGGCGATCTGAACCAGCAAATGTGTCTAGGGATTTTTGGATGCCCGATCAGAGTTGTAGAGTATGCTACGAGTGTGATTCACAGTTCACCTTGTTTAACCGTAAACACCACTGTCGTTTATGTGGACGgattttctgtaacaagtgtacaACAAACTCGGTTCCTGCCCCTGTTTGGATAATAGTTGAAAAAGATTCATGTACAACAAACAAGAGTGCATCAAACAAGCTTGAGTTGGAAAAGATTCGTGTGTGTAATTATTGTTACAAGCAATGGGAGCAAGGTGTAGTTGCTTTTGATAACAGTATTCCGGTTTCCAATCTGGATAATATTGCTTCAGCCTCAACTTCAAGCTTGAATAGCACTAAAACCAGTGCCACTGCAAACAGTAGTAATATTACTCTTTGCTCCATGCCTTATTCAGTTGGGTCTTATCAACAAATGCAACAGGGTTCTGTTCTAAACCTGCATAAATTACCTCTGAAGGGAAAAGACGCGGATACTGATAGGGAAGGCTTATCAGCATTAGGAGGGAGGAATGATCTTGTAGCAGATCTGGGTGATCCATTACCAAACCAATGCGGATTCGCAATTAATAG GACTGATGATGACGAGGATGAGTATGGTGTGTATCGGTCAGATTCTGACACGAGGCATTATCCTGAAGTGAATAACTACTATGGACAGGCTGAGTTTGATCGGATAGGCCTCATTGATGGCTCACTGAAAGTGGATCCTGATGGAGAAAACATTGATGCAAAACTCCCTTCAAACTATAGTTTTGACACTGATACACAGGGTTTGGAAGGAGCCCCCATTATAGCAAAACATGAAGATGAACCTGATATCTGTGATGAAAATGAAGCCCCTTCCTCATTATATGTCTCAGAGGACGTTGATGCTGAAccttttgattttgaaaataacgGACTTCTCTGGCTCCCTCCTGAACCAGAAGACGAAGAAGATGAACATGAACCTATTTtgtttgatgatgatgatgatgatgatgggaATGTCATTGGAGAGTGGGGATATCTACGCAGTTCTAGCAGTTTTGGAAGTGGTGAATCTCGACAGAGAGATAGATCAAATGAGGAGCAGAAGCAGGTAATGAAGAATGTAGTTGATGGGCATTTTAGGGCATTGGTATCTCAGCTGTTACAAGTTGAGAACCTAGCTGTTGAAGATAATGACGAGAACAGTTGGTTGGAGATTGTCACATCTCTGTCATGGGAAGCGGCTACTTTATTGAAACCAGATATGAGCAAAGGTGGAGTCATGGACCCAGCTGGTTATGTGAAAGTCAAATGCATAGCGTGTGGGAATCGTAATGAAAG TGTGCTGGTTAAAGGAGTtgtttgtaaaaaaaatgtggCTCATCGGCGAATGACATCAAAAGTGGATAAACCTCGCTTGTTGATCCTTGGAGGGGCTCTAGAGTATCAGCGTGTGACCAACCTTTTTTCTAGTGTAGATACCCTATTGCAGCAG GAAATGGACCATCTGAAGATGGCTGTGGCAAAGATAGCTTCGCAGCAGCCAAACATGTTGTTGGTGGAGAAATCAGTCTCACGATATGCACAGGAATATCTTCTTGCAAAAGACATAACTCTGGTTCTTAATGTCAAGAAACCACTTTTGGAGCGTGTAGCACGTTGCACAGGTACTCAAATAGTGCCTTCAATCGATCATCTGTCATCGCAAAAGTTGGGTCACTGTGAATCAGTTCATGTTCAGAAGTTTCTTGAAGACCTAAACAATGTTGGTCAGGGTGGGAAAAAAACATTGAAAACATTGATGTTTTTTGAAGGTTGCCCAAAACCATTTGGTTTCACT ATTTTACTAAAAGGGGCCGACAAGGAGGAGTTGAAGAAGGTAAAGCATGTGGTTCAGTACGGAGTTTTTGCAGCTTACCATTTGGCTATGGAAACATCTTTTCTTGCCGATGAAGGAGTATCCCTGCCAGAAATTCCATTAAACAGTCTGGCCCTTCCAGATCAAGCATTAGCCATTCAGAGGTCCATTTCAACAGTTCCGGGTTTTGGTATTGCTGATAATGAAAAGCCTCAAGGGCACGAACCTGACACTGGACCGCGAAGAACCAAAAGTGTCACAATTGCTGAACTAACATCTGCAACCTGCAGTTCAGAGCCATGTGTGTCTAATGGTGCTTCTCAATTGATGCCACTTGGATCAAGTCTCAACCATTCAACTGCCTTTTACTCCTCCATTGTTTCTTCAGAAAATTCAATTCCCGAATCACACCATAATATGCTTCTTCCATGCACTAGCAGAGATAGAAATGGAATGGACTCCAAACAACCTATGGTGGAAGAAACTTCTCCAGTGGACGACACCCTGGTTATTGAGGATGATCCTACTGCAGAAGACCCTGGAACTTCAGAGAAATTATATCAAGGCATGTCAACGGACACTCCACAAAATGGTGATAGCAAAATCTCTACAAACCAGTTAATTGAGTCAGGATCTTTATCTCCAAAAGATGGTCTAAACCATCCCGAGAATATTGAAATCATAAATGAAGAGTTTATtcttgaaaaagaagagtttcCTCCATCTCCGTCTGATCATCAAAGCATTTTGGTTTCTTTGTCCTCTCGGTGTGTATGGAAGGGAACTGTGTGTGAGAGGTCCCATCTCTTTCGAATTAAATACTATGGCAGCTTTGATAAGCCATTGGGTCGGTTTCTGCGGGACCACTTATTTGATCAG AGTTATCGATGCCATTCTTGTGAAATGCCATCAGAAGCACATGTGTATTGCTATACTCATCGTCAGGGAACACTTACCATATCAGTTAAGAAACTACCAGAAATTATCTTACCCGGGGAAAGGGATGGAAAGATTTGGATGTGGCACAGGTGCTTGCGGTGTCCAAGAATCAATGGCTTTCCTCCTGCTACACAGAGGATAGTAATGTCTGATGCTGCTTGGGGTTTATCATTCGGGAAATTTTTGGAGCTCAGTTTCTCAAACCATGCTGCAGCCAGCAGGGTGGCAAGCTGTGGCCATTCATTACACAGAGATTGTCTTCGATTTTATGG ATTTGGAAGAATGGTTGCTTGTTTTCGATATGCATCCATTGATGTTCACTCTGTCTACCTTCCCCCCCACACACTTATATTTGATTATGGGAATCAGGATTGGATACAGCAAGAATCAGATGAG GTGGTCAACCGGGCAGAACTTTTATTCTCTGAGGTACTCAATGGTCTTAGTCAAATTGGAGAGAAAAGATCTAATGCTGGCCAATTAAGACGTCAAGTTACTGAACTAGAGGGCATGTTGCAAAAGGAGAAACTAGAATTTGAG GAAACTCTTCGAAAGATTTTGAATCAAGAAAAGAGAAATGGCCCACCGGGGATTGACATTCTGGAAATTAATCGATTGTGGAGGCAGTTAATTTTTCAATCATATATGTGGGATCACCGTCTTATTTATGCAGCGAACTTAGTCAATTCCAATAATGGATCTGGTTCAAGCAGTCCAGTTTCCGAAGATAAGGAGAAACCTGTTGATGAAAATCAGATCAGTATCAACTCTATTCATGGTGGTCCAAAGGTTAATGAAAATCCTTGTCTTGGAGGAGGAAGTGTCGTAGTTGATGGCAAACTTTCACAAGATGATGCATTGCATCAAGAAAGCGAGATGGCCAAAAAGGAAAATCATGAGAAAGGTGAGGGACCTGTTTCAAACAGCAAAAGCATAAATGATCAATCTGGTCTCTTAGAACCTGAATTGGGTGTTCTTAGAACTCTATCAGATGGGCCATTTCCGGTCATACCTAGTTTGTCTGAAACACTTGATGCAAAATGGACGGGTGAAAATCACTCTGGATTTGGAGCTCAAAAGGATAACAGCTTTGTGAATCCCGATATACATTTGGCAGATAGTTCCATGATCAGTGTACAAAAAGAAACATATTATGTAGGGGATCGTACAGAAGATCAAAATGGTTCCAAGAGTTTCTATTCTTCTTTCAAAGGTCATGATAATATGGAAGAGTCTTCGAGCTGGTTAGGAATGCCCTTCTTGAACTTCTATCGCCAATTTAACAAAAACCTTTTTGCCAGTACACAGAAGTTTGATACCCTAGTTGACTACAATCCTGTTTACATGTCATCTTTCCGGAAGCAGGAACTCCAGGGTGGGGCAAGGCTTCTTTTGCCAATTGGTGTCAATGACACTGTAATTCCAGTATATGATGATGAACTCTCTAGTGTTATAGCTTATGCCTTAATGTCACCAGAATATCACTTCCAATTGACTGATGAAGGAGAAAGGCCACGAGAAGGAAATGAGTTCACTTCATCATATTTTTCTGACTCAGGCACCTTCCAGTCATTCTCTTCTGTTGATGAAACAGCCTTTGATTCTCAGAAAAGTTTTGGATCGATAGAGGAAATGATACTTTCCATGTCTGGGTCTCGTAGTTCATCAATGTTAGATCCAATGTTACATACCAAGGCTATGCATGCCAGAGTTTCCTTTGGAGAAGACGGTCCCCTTGGCAAGGTAAAATATTCTGTGACTTGTTACTATGCCAAGCGTTTTGAAGCCTTAAGAAGGGTGTCTTGTCCTTCTGAGCTTGACTATATAAGGTCTCTGAGTCGCTGTAAGAAATGGGGAGCTCAAGGTGGGAAGAGTAATGTATTTTTTGCAAAAACATTGGATGATCGATTTATTATCAAACAAGTTACAAAAACAGAGCTTGAATCATTCATTAAATTTGGTCCTGAATACTTCAAGTATCTTTCTGAATCCATAGCCACTGGAAGTCCGACATGTCTGGCAAAAATTCTTGGCATATACCAG GTTACATCGAAGCATACTAAAGGAGGGAAAGAGTCAAGGATGGATGTTTTGGTTATGGAGAATCTTCTGTATAGGAGGACTGTAACACGACTTTACGATCTCAAAGGATCTTCCAGGTCTAGGTATAATGCAGATAGTACTGGGAAAAACAAAGTTCTACTGGACCAGAACTTAATTGAAGCAATGCCAACTTCTCCTATTTTCGTGGGAAACAAAGCAAAACGATCTTTAGAGAGAGCTGTCTGGAATGACACTGGTTTTCTTGCT TCAGTTGATGTTATGGACTATTCTTTACTAGTTGGGATGGATGAAGAGAAGCATGAGTTGGTTATTGGAATCATTGATTTCATGAGGCAGTATACCTGGGACAAGCATCTTGAAACATGGGTAAAAGCTTCAGGCATACTTGGGGGACCAAAGAACACACCTCCAACAGTTATATCACCCAAGCAATACAAGAAAAGGTTCAGGAAAGCAATGACCACTTACTTTCTCATGCTTCCAGATCAGTGGTCTCCTCCTTCTATGGCTGCTAGTAATTCTCAGTCTGATTTAGGTGAAGACAACCCACACTTTAGGACCCCAGCTGAATGA
- the LOC137818417 gene encoding uncharacterized protein codes for MENRKTSAYYENRAVQFGVVSTEWLAQAQSATVHRPPSPPPHNDAADKPFSVIHEFDTWRKHPDLAEAVAAIRALAAVIRSSTATTMMQLEIQLKNASDSLKCWDTTSISLTAACDLFMRYVTRTSALEYEDFNSAKSRLLERADKFGEISFKAREIIAMLSQDFIFDGCTILVHGFSRVVLQILKLAAQNNKLFRVFCTEGRPDRTGLRLSNELAKLDVPVKLVIDSAVAYTMDEVDMVFVGADGVVESGGIINMMGTYQIAMVAKSMNKPVYVAAESYKFARFYPLDQKDLAPALRPVDFGVPVPSKVEVECSARDYTPPQYLTLLFTDLGVLTPSVVSDELIQLYL; via the exons ATGGAGAATCGGAAGACATCGGCGTACTACGAGAACAGAGCGGTGCAGTTCGGCGTAGTCAGCACCGAGTGGCTCGCTCAGGCTCAGTCCGCCACCGTCCATCGCCCTCCTTCTCCTCCTCCGCATAATGACGCCGCCGACAAACCCTTCTCCGTCATCCACGAGTTCGACACCTGGCGCAAGCACCCCGATTTGGCGGAGGCCGTCGCCGCCATTCGCGCCTTGGCCGCCGTCATCCGCTCTAGCACGGCCACCACCATGATGCAGCTCGAAATCCAACTCAAAAACGCCTCCGATTCCCTCAAA TGTTGGGATACAACCTCCATCTCCTTAACCGCCGCCTGCGATCTCTTCATGCGATACGTGACCAGGACCTCCGCTCTCGAATACGAAGACTTCAATTCCGCCAAGTCTCGCTTGCTCGAACGCGCCGATAAGTTCGGCGAAATCTCCTTCAAG GCTCGCGAAATCATTGCAATGCTCAGCCAGGATTTTATTTTCGACGGTTGCACAATTCTTGTTCACGGTTTCTCCAGAGTCGTGCTTCAGATTCTCAAACTCGCCGCACAGAACAACAAGCTCTTTAGAGTCTTCTGCACAG AGGGGAGACCGGATAGAACGGGTTTGAGGTTGTCCAATGAGCTGGCGAAGCTTGATGTGCCTGTGAAGCTTGTTATAGACTCTGCAGTGGCGTATACTATGGATGAGGTTGACATGGTGTTTGTTGGGGCAGATGGAGTTGTTGAAAGTGGTGGTATAATCAACATGATGGGGACTTACCAAATTGCAATGGTCGCCAAGAGTATGAACAAACCAGTTTATGTGGCTGCTGAAAGCTACAAG TTTGCTCGATTTTACCCTCTGGACCAAAAGGATTTGGCCCCTGCCTTACGCCCTGTTGATTTTGGTGTGCCTGTTCCATCCAAGGTTGAGGTTGAATGTTCTGCGCGGGATTATACTCCTCCTCAGTATCTCACTCTGCTTTTCACTGATTTAGGTGTTCTTACTCCATCAGTTGTTAGTGATGAACTCATCCAGCTATATTTGTAG
- the LOC137819180 gene encoding uncharacterized protein → MATNCSSSAQISLQKYGSFLKYANKDLKSKDCSVPQKRAAGGPVALRITAFIKNKIYEDKSQGIICYEDESGEIICEGYDEGPRYHRIPSPTHHPRDVEIMNLVQQQSWLQIVKGEEINHLAKGVLRSREDLNYNRWI, encoded by the exons ATGGCAACTAACTGTAGTTCATCAGCTCAAATCTCTCTTCAGAAATATGGTTCGTTTCTGAAATATGCCAACAAAGATTTGAAGTCCAAAGACTGCTCTGTCCCACAGAAAAGAGCAGCAGGTGGTCCAGTAGCATTGAGAATCACAGCATTCATCAAGAACAAG ATTTATGAGGACAAATCACAGGGCATAATTTGCTATGAAGATGAGAGTGGAGAAATAATTTGTGAAGGTTATGATGAAGGGCCTCGTTATCATCGAATTCCAAGTCCAACCCATCATCCAAG GGATGTTGAAATCATGAATCTTGTGCAACAACAAAGTTGGCTTCAGATTGTTAAAGGGGAAGAAATCAATCATTTAGCTAAAGGAGTTCTTCGTTCACGAGAGGATTTAAACTACAACAGATGGATTTAA
- the LOC137818418 gene encoding protein LURP-one-related 11-like, translated as MLHTTSTMGKVCPQALEPSTTCSFTCKQETLTLWMKSLVLNGKGCTVFDSNGQIAYRVDNYNCKHRDEVHLMDQNGDILFTMLKKQYKLSRFWEGYRFPATRNDQKGPCFRVSKTYKISRGGSIYEVELGLDKNQPYIHKIESSTCTSACKISNEVGVVVAELRRKKSHSGVDLGEDVFTMVVEQNIDLSLVMGLVVAYNLINCKM; from the exons ATGCTGCACACAACTTCAACCATGGGAAAAGTTTGTCCTCAAGCACTAGAACCCTCCACTACCTGCAGTTTCACTTGCAAGCAAGAGACTCTTACCCTGTGGATGAAATCTCTTGTGCTGAATGGAAAGGGATGCACTGTGTTTGATTCCAATGGCCAGATTGCATACCGAGTTGATAACTACAACTGCAAGCACAGAGATGAAGTTCATCTCATGGACCAAAATGGTGATATTTTGTTCACCATGCTAAAAAAG CAATATAAGTTGTCGAGGTTTTGGGAGGGTTATAGATTTCCAGCAACAAGGAATGATCAGAAAGGACCATGCTTTCGAGTTTCCAAAACTTATAAGATCTCTAGAGGGGGTTCCATCTATGAAGTTGAACTTGGTTTGGACAAGAATCAACCCTATATTCATAAAATAGAAAGCAGCACCTGCACTTCAGCTTGCAAAATATCTAATGAGGTTGGGGTGGTAGTTGCAGAG CTAAGGAGAAAGAAGTCACATAGTGGAGTTGATTTAGGAGAAGATGTTTTCACAATGGTAGTGGAGCAAAACATAGATCTTTCTCTGGTTATGGGGCTTGTTGTAGCATACAATCTTATAAACTGTAAAATGTAA